A stretch of the Massilia varians genome encodes the following:
- a CDS encoding TonB-dependent receptor — MNRTKTGTRVLTPTRCAHAVAAVITLLAAQAAVAQESAQQQAPAASASAGDAPAPQVVHIAGTRQSVASAITRKKNAGTVSDSIVAEDIGQFPDKNVGEALSRVTGVQLSRDFGEGTQVAIRGVEPDLNRVEVNGMSVLGTNGGAGRGAELRELASELIGSIDVYKGLTADMTEGGVGGTVQITTRKPLDFKKPTIGTSIAAEHSTSRGGVQPRGNLYMADKYFDGKLGLMANFVYDKVLTQNDYARNTSWRFLQDWDNSPEKTVNSIDPKVAAVGSAAACATSGLTAAQQTACRSQWFDYSPGIARYGLWTRDHKRSSGEVTAQYAFSKEFNAYATYQANTQRQRLNDRNFGTDFANAGRLANTGRAPVYGANGVPTAAGACTAPTSATPGMVVSNHHVTEYVVGSCLFGAGVGGQGAFSTSARDFQLDIDSRYLSSGFSFKRDRLEVTGLVGTSKSLYDSDSNSIVLTQNAPGLKVALGPDSIPRFTFPAGYSPDNPASYVQAQLQYRPSETENKEHQAKIDFKYKLDTPFFNKVWFGAQARKSSSEQFNGGGYLASNGANLSSTADDINVRGANVNQTAVYDPLYTGSAQRPNDTQTFINSGFATRYLNAAQMAALVGAVQGRSPGTFFDGYDKVSGLPANWMSPVYANATQFFDTSSFNHAYLRNAPGSDGNIYPQIPAFMIDERIAATYLRLDYATQILGKEVEGNVGVRYTRTRDRSTGLARYSIRQATAPGASTFSDIVVSNSVATVENTYNDVLPSFNGAAWLIDNKLVTRVGWSKAMARPRMDLLAPNATCIRGSGNPQFGGDGTDDCTAGNPDLKPYRSTNTDLSIEYYPGADSQLSVAFFKKDITSYVMERVLTRGVDLFKNGELFDVTQAVNGEGATTKGVEIAGRTALTFLPGWLSGFGVDANYTRMNYKYAAGTERLNVLDNTVLPYPGMSKNAYNLSLWYDKGPINARLAYSYRDRFFTGGNDVSGNPVFEAATGYLDAKIQYRYNDNITFALEGKNLTDEVKRLDAGDSFRLNELAWAGRRYYFTVSMKL; from the coding sequence ATGAATCGAACCAAGACCGGCACCCGCGTGCTGACCCCGACCCGCTGCGCCCACGCAGTGGCCGCAGTGATCACCCTCCTGGCGGCACAAGCCGCCGTGGCGCAGGAAAGCGCGCAGCAGCAGGCGCCCGCCGCATCCGCATCCGCCGGCGACGCGCCCGCGCCGCAGGTCGTGCACATCGCCGGCACCCGCCAGTCGGTGGCCTCGGCCATTACCCGCAAGAAGAACGCCGGCACGGTGTCGGATTCGATCGTGGCCGAGGACATCGGCCAGTTCCCCGACAAGAACGTGGGCGAAGCCCTGTCGCGCGTGACCGGCGTGCAGCTGTCGCGCGATTTCGGCGAGGGCACGCAGGTGGCGATCCGCGGCGTGGAGCCGGACCTGAACCGCGTCGAAGTCAACGGCATGTCGGTGCTCGGCACCAACGGCGGCGCCGGCCGCGGCGCCGAACTGCGCGAGCTGGCCTCTGAGCTGATCGGTTCGATCGACGTCTACAAGGGCCTGACCGCCGACATGACCGAAGGCGGCGTGGGCGGCACCGTGCAGATCACCACCCGCAAGCCGCTCGACTTCAAGAAGCCGACCATCGGCACCAGCATCGCGGCCGAGCACTCGACCTCGCGCGGCGGCGTCCAGCCGCGCGGCAACCTGTACATGGCCGACAAATACTTCGACGGCAAGCTGGGCCTGATGGCCAACTTCGTCTACGACAAGGTGCTGACCCAGAACGACTACGCCCGCAACACCTCGTGGCGCTTCCTGCAGGACTGGGACAACTCGCCGGAAAAGACCGTCAACAGCATCGACCCGAAGGTCGCCGCCGTGGGTAGCGCCGCCGCCTGCGCCACCTCGGGTCTCACCGCCGCCCAGCAGACCGCCTGCCGCAGCCAGTGGTTCGATTATTCGCCGGGCATCGCCCGCTACGGCCTCTGGACCCGCGACCACAAGCGCTCCTCGGGCGAGGTCACCGCGCAGTACGCGTTCAGCAAGGAATTCAATGCGTATGCGACCTACCAGGCCAACACCCAGCGCCAGCGCCTGAACGACCGCAACTTCGGCACCGACTTCGCCAACGCGGGCCGCCTGGCCAATACCGGCCGCGCTCCGGTCTACGGCGCCAACGGTGTGCCGACCGCCGCCGGCGCCTGCACCGCGCCGACCAGCGCGACCCCGGGCATGGTGGTCAGCAATCACCACGTGACCGAATACGTGGTCGGCTCCTGCCTGTTCGGCGCGGGCGTGGGCGGGCAGGGCGCCTTCAGCACCTCGGCGCGCGACTTCCAGCTCGACATCGACTCGCGCTACCTGTCCTCGGGCTTCAGCTTCAAGCGCGACCGCCTCGAAGTGACCGGTCTGGTCGGCACCTCGAAATCGCTGTACGACAGCGACAGCAACAGCATCGTGCTGACCCAGAACGCGCCCGGCCTGAAGGTGGCGCTCGGTCCGGACAGCATTCCGCGCTTCACTTTCCCTGCCGGCTACAGCCCGGACAATCCGGCATCCTATGTCCAGGCCCAGCTCCAGTACCGTCCGAGCGAAACCGAGAACAAGGAACACCAGGCCAAGATCGACTTCAAGTACAAGCTCGACACGCCGTTCTTCAACAAGGTCTGGTTCGGCGCCCAGGCGCGCAAGTCGTCCTCCGAGCAGTTCAACGGCGGCGGCTACCTGGCCAGCAACGGCGCCAACCTGAGCTCGACCGCCGACGACATCAACGTGCGCGGCGCCAACGTCAACCAGACCGCGGTCTACGACCCGCTCTACACCGGCTCGGCGCAGCGTCCGAACGATACCCAGACCTTCATCAACTCGGGCTTCGCCACCCGCTACCTGAACGCGGCCCAGATGGCCGCCCTGGTCGGCGCCGTGCAGGGCCGTTCGCCCGGCACCTTCTTCGACGGCTACGACAAGGTCTCCGGCCTGCCGGCCAACTGGATGTCGCCGGTCTACGCCAACGCGACCCAGTTCTTCGACACCTCGAGCTTCAACCACGCCTACCTGCGCAACGCGCCTGGCAGCGACGGCAACATATACCCGCAGATCCCGGCCTTCATGATCGACGAGCGCATCGCCGCGACCTACCTGCGCCTGGACTACGCCACCCAGATCCTGGGCAAGGAAGTCGAAGGCAACGTCGGCGTGCGCTACACCCGCACCCGCGACCGCTCGACCGGCCTGGCGCGCTACTCGATCCGCCAGGCGACCGCGCCGGGCGCGTCGACCTTCAGCGACATCGTCGTGAGCAACTCGGTGGCGACCGTCGAGAACACCTACAACGACGTGCTGCCGAGCTTTAACGGCGCGGCCTGGCTGATCGACAACAAGCTGGTGACCCGTGTCGGCTGGTCCAAGGCCATGGCGCGTCCGCGGATGGACCTGCTGGCCCCGAACGCTACCTGCATCCGCGGCAGCGGCAATCCGCAGTTCGGCGGCGATGGCACCGACGACTGCACTGCCGGCAATCCGGACCTGAAGCCTTACCGCTCGACCAATACCGACCTGAGTATCGAGTACTACCCGGGCGCAGACAGCCAGCTGTCCGTGGCCTTCTTCAAGAAGGACATCACCAGCTACGTGATGGAGCGCGTGCTGACCCGCGGCGTGGACCTGTTCAAGAACGGCGAGCTGTTCGACGTCACCCAGGCCGTGAACGGCGAGGGCGCCACCACCAAGGGTGTCGAGATCGCCGGCCGTACCGCGCTGACCTTCCTGCCGGGCTGGCTGAGCGGCTTCGGCGTCGACGCCAACTACACCCGCATGAACTACAAGTATGCGGCCGGCACCGAGCGCCTGAATGTCCTCGACAACACCGTGCTGCCTTACCCGGGCATGTCGAAGAACGCGTACAACCTGTCGCTGTGGTACGACAAGGGCCCGATCAATGCGCGCCTGGCATACAGCTACCGCGACCGCTTCTTCACCGGCGGTAACGACGTCTCGGGCAACCCGGTGTTCGAAGCGGCGACCGGCTACCTGGATGCGAAGATCCAGTATCGCTACAACGACAACATCACCTTCGCGCTGGAAGGCAAGAACCTGACCGACGAAGTGAAGCGCCTCGACGCCGGCGACAGTTTCCGCCTGAACGAGCTGGCCTGGGCGGGCCGCCGCTACTACTTCACGGTGTCGATGAAGCTGTGA
- a CDS encoding TonB-dependent receptor produces the protein MALASLVASGAYAQQATGSQAGAPASSTSSTAPAAVADGAVETVLVVGSRESQRSAIARKKNAATAQDSIIAEDVGAFPDRNVADAISRIAGVAVDRGEFGEGISVSIRGNGPELTRVELDGMGVQQAGGADMLGGISAGADTSGGRAVEMRQLSSDLIKSVDVVKGSTADMTEGSLGGGVRIQTRNGLDFKKDYLSFRVAAQQNSLNKKKNPNLNLIGAKKFMNDRLGVLVNLSKSKVNQEAHSINQGGNSGVVGQYRPMDFDNSPEKTVALRPDTLNLNDAASTTPFYTVPYSNAALGNWTSMTPKDVLEGSAAAQTKAECYQKFPLLPANVASQLSTGNNGRTNAQNITQLALLSCLGQWNDWVPSNTRYFVNRWNDDRTSGDIRLDFKVNDALTVYAKHSRSKGDVISYSTNLGYGGVAVNPATVRGPNGFSGAPFVDTISTTQLANGAWGTRALNPASGYYLYPGELTYRSTGALNGAVSNVNPNSVTVDGNHHVTGFEFSDGVYGVDNTTITTGTKSSYTQAGGTYKKGIVRAEFLIGDSKSDFYRYEKRMGQSAYLGTTKATVLPNGIWNYTPSGSVNLNDPNSWLTLANQAATAAVAPSFTTPGAPAYTAAQLPRVNGATTLAFQNPRINESFEKTAKLDLDVYTDEYIPFVPSIKVGYSRRKSGYDHWGTGGPTVQDAVGTFGTAGYIPGIYVSTNNLRTTFQVCENTPGSLAPGGRPCQYGYNPSTDPRNARQGTIVISPDQYRALFNQGYTKEPTAQFYAGDPDRPGTLTNGWTEFDIDKVYALLGVPNYNLDCIKECIGSDGQMYQQPVNSIVETVDAGYMMANFEVDRVPFTQRALPFGIVFDGNVGVRAVRTKVIGSGQLTFRSIVPTAAYNPLDPNNANGISTRVYRKDTAINATTTDYLPSANLNTWLIPDKLVLRYNWGKTIARPAAGRLIPNGTCEYDGRKLVDLDSEGNETSMRCTDVMGNPEIKPLTNHNQNLSLEWYANRDIMLAGAVYKQEGVTGAPTLIETVDDIKPFAGSNAVDPQTGKPLSDLVFTQRRWTNQIPFTRKGFEVSAKVAFTVLPWYLRYTGVDANYTRNKATLNGGGLRDLITGELLPVAGEPRHSWNASVWYDDGALSMRVGLQVKADTFSCTSGCNTNSVNNYPVVGMTNVRFPTYSPGAPLFRLGTRYVDAKIAYRFNKNIEFFLEGRNLGKTHTGSNTGGYSVFADGTPNVYTDSYAGSTYMAGLNFKFGG, from the coding sequence ATGGCACTGGCTTCGCTGGTCGCCAGCGGCGCGTACGCGCAACAAGCCACAGGTTCGCAGGCGGGCGCGCCCGCATCGTCGACCTCGTCCACGGCGCCGGCCGCCGTGGCCGATGGCGCCGTCGAGACGGTGCTGGTGGTCGGCTCGCGCGAATCGCAGCGCAGCGCGATCGCCCGCAAGAAGAACGCCGCCACGGCGCAGGATTCGATCATCGCCGAAGACGTCGGCGCCTTCCCGGACCGTAACGTCGCCGACGCGATTTCGCGCATCGCCGGCGTGGCGGTCGACCGCGGCGAGTTCGGCGAAGGCATCAGCGTCTCGATCCGCGGCAACGGCCCGGAACTGACCCGCGTGGAACTGGACGGCATGGGTGTGCAGCAGGCCGGCGGCGCCGACATGTTGGGCGGCATCAGTGCCGGCGCCGACACCTCGGGCGGACGCGCGGTCGAGATGCGCCAGCTCTCCTCGGACCTGATCAAGAGCGTGGACGTGGTCAAGGGCTCGACCGCCGACATGACCGAAGGCTCGCTCGGCGGCGGCGTGCGCATCCAGACCCGCAACGGCCTCGACTTCAAGAAGGACTACCTGTCCTTCCGCGTGGCGGCCCAGCAGAATTCGCTCAACAAGAAGAAGAACCCCAACCTCAACCTGATCGGCGCCAAGAAGTTCATGAACGACCGCCTGGGCGTGCTGGTCAACCTCTCGAAGAGCAAGGTCAACCAGGAAGCCCACTCGATCAACCAGGGCGGCAACAGCGGCGTGGTCGGCCAGTACCGCCCGATGGACTTCGACAATTCGCCGGAGAAGACGGTCGCGCTGCGCCCCGACACCCTGAACCTGAACGACGCGGCCTCGACCACGCCGTTCTACACCGTCCCGTACAGCAATGCGGCGCTGGGCAACTGGACCAGCATGACGCCGAAGGATGTGCTGGAAGGTTCGGCCGCCGCCCAGACCAAGGCCGAGTGCTACCAGAAGTTCCCGCTGCTGCCGGCCAACGTGGCCAGCCAGCTCAGTACCGGCAACAACGGCCGCACCAATGCCCAGAACATCACCCAGCTGGCGCTGCTGAGCTGCCTGGGCCAGTGGAACGACTGGGTGCCGAGCAATACCCGCTACTTCGTCAACCGCTGGAACGACGACCGCACCAGCGGCGACATTCGCCTCGACTTCAAGGTCAACGATGCGCTCACCGTGTATGCCAAGCATAGCCGCAGCAAGGGCGACGTCATCTCCTACAGCACCAACCTCGGCTACGGCGGCGTTGCCGTGAATCCGGCCACCGTGCGTGGACCGAACGGCTTCAGCGGCGCACCCTTCGTCGACACCATCTCGACCACCCAGCTGGCCAACGGCGCCTGGGGCACCCGCGCCCTGAACCCGGCCTCCGGCTACTACCTCTATCCGGGCGAGCTGACCTACCGCAGCACCGGCGCCCTGAACGGCGCGGTGTCCAACGTCAACCCGAACTCGGTGACCGTCGACGGCAACCACCACGTCACCGGCTTCGAGTTCTCGGACGGCGTCTACGGCGTCGACAACACCACGATCACCACCGGCACCAAGTCCAGCTATACCCAGGCCGGCGGTACCTACAAGAAGGGCATCGTGCGCGCCGAGTTCCTGATCGGCGATTCGAAGTCCGATTTCTACCGCTACGAAAAGCGCATGGGCCAGAGCGCCTACCTGGGCACCACCAAGGCCACCGTGCTGCCGAACGGCATCTGGAACTACACGCCGTCCGGCTCGGTGAACCTGAACGACCCGAACAGCTGGCTAACGCTCGCCAACCAGGCTGCGACGGCCGCGGTCGCACCGAGCTTCACCACCCCGGGCGCACCGGCCTATACCGCGGCCCAGCTGCCGCGCGTGAACGGCGCCACCACCCTGGCGTTCCAGAACCCGCGCATCAACGAGTCGTTCGAAAAGACGGCCAAGCTGGACCTGGATGTGTACACCGACGAGTACATCCCCTTCGTCCCCTCGATCAAGGTCGGCTACAGCCGCCGCAAGAGCGGCTACGACCACTGGGGCACCGGCGGCCCGACGGTGCAGGACGCCGTCGGCACCTTCGGCACGGCCGGCTACATTCCGGGCATTTACGTCTCCACCAACAACCTGCGCACCACCTTCCAGGTCTGCGAGAACACGCCGGGTTCGCTGGCGCCGGGCGGCCGCCCCTGCCAGTACGGCTACAACCCGAGCACCGACCCGCGCAACGCGCGCCAGGGCACGATCGTCATCTCGCCGGACCAGTACCGCGCGCTGTTCAACCAGGGCTACACCAAGGAGCCGACCGCGCAGTTCTATGCGGGTGATCCGGACCGTCCAGGCACCCTGACCAATGGCTGGACCGAGTTCGACATCGACAAGGTCTACGCGCTGCTGGGCGTGCCGAACTACAACCTCGACTGCATCAAGGAGTGCATCGGCAGCGACGGCCAGATGTACCAGCAGCCGGTGAACTCGATCGTGGAAACCGTCGATGCGGGCTACATGATGGCCAACTTCGAGGTCGACCGCGTGCCGTTCACCCAGCGCGCGCTGCCCTTCGGCATCGTCTTCGACGGCAACGTCGGCGTGCGCGCCGTGCGCACCAAGGTGATCGGCAGCGGCCAGCTGACCTTCCGCTCGATCGTGCCGACCGCCGCCTACAACCCGCTCGACCCGAACAACGCGAACGGCATCAGCACCCGCGTGTACCGCAAGGACACCGCGATCAATGCGACCACCACCGACTACCTGCCGTCGGCCAACCTGAACACCTGGCTGATTCCCGACAAGCTGGTCCTGCGCTACAACTGGGGCAAGACCATCGCGCGTCCGGCCGCCGGCCGCCTGATCCCGAACGGCACCTGCGAATATGACGGCCGCAAGCTGGTGGACCTCGATTCCGAGGGCAACGAAACGTCGATGCGCTGCACCGACGTCATGGGCAACCCGGAGATCAAGCCGCTGACCAACCATAACCAGAACCTGTCGCTGGAATGGTATGCCAACCGCGACATCATGCTGGCCGGCGCCGTCTACAAGCAGGAAGGCGTGACCGGCGCCCCGACCCTGATCGAGACCGTCGACGACATCAAGCCCTTCGCCGGCTCCAACGCGGTCGACCCGCAGACCGGCAAGCCGCTGTCCGACCTGGTGTTCACCCAGCGCCGCTGGACCAACCAGATCCCGTTCACCCGCAAGGGTTTCGAAGTCTCGGCCAAGGTCGCTTTCACGGTCCTGCCGTGGTACCTGCGCTATACCGGCGTGGACGCGAACTACACCCGCAACAAGGCGACCCTGAACGGCGGCGGCCTGCGCGACCTGATCACCGGCGAACTGCTGCCGGTGGCCGGCGAGCCGCGCCACTCCTGGAACGCCTCGGTGTGGTACGACGACGGCGCCCTGTCGATGCGCGTCGGCCTGCAGGTGAAGGCGGATACCTTCTCGTGCACTTCGGGCTGCAACACCAACTCGGTGAACAACTACCCGGTGGTCGGCATGACCAACGTGCGCTTCCCGACCTACAGCCCGGGTGCGCCGCTGTTCCGTCTCGGCACCCGCTACGTGGACGCCAAGATCGCGTACCGCTTCAACAAGAACATCGAGTTCTTCCTGGAAGGGCGCAACCTGGGCAAGACCCACACCGGTTCCAACACCGGCGGCTATTCGGTGTTCGCGGATGGCACCCCGAACGTGTACACCGACTCGTACGCGGGCAGCACCTACATGGCGGGCCTGAACTTCAAGTTCGGCGGTTGA